Proteins encoded in a region of the Roseateles sp. SL47 genome:
- a CDS encoding galactose-1-epimerase, whose amino-acid sequence MNATPSPVMPARRCADAADAWTLTSRDGLQIRILGLGASWVGCRVPLRDGSSREVLLGFDDLDSQRRNRAYVGATVGRWANRIAGQRLRQDDRSWTLATEPGANHQLHGGPGGFHQREWTLLELADDRIRLGLHSADGDQGFPGDLAVEVLYRLLPGHVVEIDYRARLGGNRASPVGLTNHAYFQLDGHDDQDVRRQRLQVTASRVLPVDTDGLPTGAPEPVDTAQAGRWDYRGSRVIGQALDNAFLLEEGIASMARAAATLKSADGLLAMDLFTTLPALQVYTGEFLGSGTQGCHPRWPAFSGIALEPQYLPDSPHHPEWPQPDCWLKPGAVWAHRIRYRFRP is encoded by the coding sequence ATGAACGCGACCCCCAGCCCGGTGATGCCGGCCCGCCGCTGCGCCGATGCGGCCGACGCCTGGACGCTGACCAGCCGCGACGGCCTCCAGATCCGCATTCTGGGCCTGGGGGCCAGCTGGGTCGGCTGCCGCGTTCCGCTGCGGGACGGCTCCAGCCGGGAGGTGCTGCTGGGGTTTGATGACCTGGATTCCCAGCGTCGTAATCGGGCCTATGTGGGGGCGACGGTCGGCCGTTGGGCCAACCGGATTGCCGGCCAGCGCCTGCGTCAGGACGACCGCAGTTGGACCCTTGCGACCGAACCTGGCGCCAATCACCAGCTGCATGGCGGCCCGGGCGGCTTCCATCAACGTGAATGGACCTTGCTGGAACTGGCGGACGATCGCATCCGCCTGGGCCTGCATTCCGCCGACGGCGACCAGGGCTTTCCCGGCGATCTGGCGGTGGAGGTGCTCTATCGGCTGCTGCCGGGCCATGTCGTGGAGATCGACTATCGCGCCCGGCTGGGCGGCAACCGCGCGTCGCCGGTGGGCCTGACCAACCATGCGTATTTCCAACTGGACGGCCATGACGACCAGGATGTGCGCCGGCAGCGCCTGCAGGTCACCGCCTCGCGCGTGCTGCCGGTGGACACGGACGGGTTGCCCACGGGCGCGCCCGAGCCGGTGGACACAGCGCAGGCCGGGCGCTGGGATTACCGTGGCTCGCGAGTGATCGGCCAGGCGCTGGACAACGCCTTCCTGCTGGAAGAGGGCATTGCCAGCATGGCGCGGGCAGCAGCCACCTTGAAATCCGCCGACGGTCTGCTGGCCATGGATCTGTTCACCACCTTGCCGGCGCTGCAGGTCTACACCGGTGAGTTCCTTGGCAGCGGCACCCAGGGCTGCCACCCGCGCTGGCCGGCTTTCAGCGGCATTGCGCTGGAACCGCAATACCTGCCGGACAGCCCGCACCACCCGGAGTGGCCGCAGCCGGACTGCTGGCTGAAGCCAGGCGCCGTGTGGGCCCATCGCATCCGATACCGCTTCAGACCATGA
- a CDS encoding beta-galactosidase produces the protein MRLGVCYYPEQWPRERWADDARAMRELGLSTVRIAEFAWSRMEPAEGQFDWQWLDEAINTLAAEGLKVILGTPTAAPPQWLVEAHPDVLPLDAQGRVKPFGARRHYCFSSPSMWTATQRIVTAMAQRYGQHPAVIAWQTDNEYGCHDTTLSYSPAALAAFRRWLAQRYGTIEALNEAWGTAFWGVQFLSFEHVGFPVGQPTSALPTHALDFRRFTSDEVVRYNRMQVDLLRQHAPGRPVLHNFMGLFGEFDHHEMGRDLDIAAWDSYPLGHIDTAATFVTEAERQQWARTGHPDISAFHHDLYRGIGHGRMWVMEQQAGPVNWADWNALPLPGMVRAWTWEAFAHGAELVSYFRWRQLPYGQEQMHSGLHRPDGQRDVGGEEAAVVRREIDQVLQAAGPEALETAQAQVALVLDYPSLWMGQIQPQGKDMAGFGVAIRYYSALRQLGLNVDVVGPETDLSAYALVVVPQALHVSERLVERLEAHRGVIVAGPRTGSKTERLTISEPLPPGPLRRWMPVRVRAVESMRPGRRYAVQTGDGHTCGQASQWRDLVELETSAEGMEVQVRERCEDGWPARVTHGRVDLHAMLVDDRLLLTWLQDAAQRAGLHSMAISAQAPGLRLRRRGALQFAINHGPGDATVPLPSGVALLLGNATLPPGGVAAWLAPHAPHGTR, from the coding sequence CTGCGCCTGGGCGTGTGCTATTACCCCGAGCAATGGCCGCGCGAGCGCTGGGCCGATGATGCACGCGCCATGCGTGAGCTGGGCCTCTCCACCGTCCGTATTGCGGAGTTCGCCTGGTCCCGCATGGAGCCTGCCGAGGGCCAGTTTGACTGGCAGTGGCTGGATGAGGCCATCAACACGCTGGCCGCAGAAGGCCTGAAGGTCATTCTGGGCACCCCCACCGCCGCGCCCCCGCAGTGGCTGGTGGAGGCCCATCCGGATGTGCTGCCGCTGGATGCCCAGGGCCGCGTCAAGCCCTTTGGCGCCCGCCGCCATTACTGCTTCTCCAGCCCGTCGATGTGGACCGCCACCCAGCGCATCGTCACCGCCATGGCGCAGCGCTACGGCCAGCATCCCGCCGTCATCGCCTGGCAGACCGACAACGAATACGGCTGCCACGACACCACCCTCTCCTACAGCCCGGCCGCGCTGGCCGCATTCCGCCGCTGGCTGGCGCAGCGCTACGGCACCATCGAGGCCCTCAACGAGGCCTGGGGCACAGCCTTCTGGGGCGTGCAGTTCCTGAGCTTTGAACATGTGGGCTTCCCGGTCGGCCAACCCACCAGCGCGCTGCCCACCCATGCACTGGACTTCCGGCGCTTCACGTCGGACGAAGTGGTGCGCTACAACCGCATGCAGGTGGACCTGCTGCGCCAGCACGCCCCCGGCCGGCCCGTGCTGCACAACTTCATGGGCCTGTTCGGCGAGTTCGACCATCACGAGATGGGCCGTGACCTGGACATTGCCGCCTGGGACAGCTACCCGCTCGGCCACATCGACACCGCCGCCACCTTCGTCACCGAGGCTGAGCGCCAGCAATGGGCCCGCACCGGCCACCCGGACATCAGCGCCTTCCATCATGACCTCTACCGCGGCATTGGCCACGGCCGGATGTGGGTGATGGAACAGCAGGCCGGCCCAGTGAACTGGGCGGACTGGAACGCCCTGCCCTTGCCCGGCATGGTGCGCGCCTGGACCTGGGAAGCCTTCGCCCACGGGGCGGAACTGGTGTCGTATTTCCGCTGGCGCCAATTGCCCTACGGCCAGGAGCAGATGCATTCCGGTCTGCACCGGCCCGATGGGCAGCGGGATGTCGGCGGTGAGGAAGCCGCCGTGGTGCGGCGCGAGATCGACCAGGTGCTGCAGGCCGCCGGCCCCGAAGCACTGGAGACGGCGCAAGCCCAGGTGGCCCTGGTGCTGGACTATCCGTCCTTGTGGATGGGCCAGATCCAGCCGCAGGGCAAGGACATGGCCGGTTTTGGCGTGGCCATCCGCTACTACTCGGCGCTGCGCCAACTGGGCCTGAACGTGGACGTGGTCGGCCCGGAGACGGACCTCTCCGCCTACGCCCTGGTGGTCGTACCCCAAGCCCTGCATGTGTCAGAACGGCTGGTGGAACGCCTGGAGGCGCATCGCGGCGTGATCGTCGCCGGCCCGCGCACTGGCAGCAAGACGGAGCGCCTGACCATCAGCGAGCCCCTGCCCCCCGGCCCCTTGCGGCGCTGGATGCCGGTCCGCGTGCGCGCGGTGGAGTCGATGCGTCCGGGGCGCCGTTATGCGGTGCAGACCGGCGATGGCCACACCTGCGGCCAGGCCTCGCAGTGGCGGGACCTGGTGGAGCTGGAGACGTCTGCCGAAGGCATGGAGGTTCAAGTGCGCGAGCGATGCGAAGACGGCTGGCCGGCCCGCGTCACCCATGGCCGCGTCGATCTGCATGCCATGCTGGTGGACGACCGCCTGCTGCTGACCTGGCTGCAGGACGCCGCCCAGCGCGCCGGCCTGCACAGCATGGCCATCAGCGCACAAGCGCCGGGCCTGCGGCTGCGGCGCCGTGGCGCCCTGCAATTCGCCATCAACCACGGCCCCGGCGACGCCACGGTGCCGCTGCCGTCGGGTGTTGCGCTGCTGCTGGGCAATGCGACACTGCCGCCCGGCGGCGTGGCAGCCTGGCTGGCGCCCCACGCTCCGCACGGGACGCGTTGA
- the malE gene encoding maltose/maltodextrin ABC transporter substrate-binding protein MalE, translating to MLMAEDDQGLGERSDAAAAETGDRRQWLRAGLGLGLQLGLGGGLTALSGTASARLLAGQEPLRVWINGDKGYEGIVKIGEVFTRDTGIPIRVEHPENGVSKFEQAAAAGKGPDVWIWPHDRAGGWAASGLIRPVAPSRRLREQINPLAWSPWRIGGRTWGYPMAIETVALICNLDLVPRIPRSWDEVFELDRRLRPQGKRAIMWPYNEFYYTYPLMSAGGGFAFARREDGSWDASRNGIDTSGTRQGMNLLKRLVDEGVVPRTATYAESEAAINEGRVAMTINGPWGWNNLKKSGLRVAAAPLPALQGRPGRPMVGVLGAMVCAASRQPLLATEFIENYLLSLDGLRAMQAHVPLGVPANQSLLAELQGDALAAGTAAAALQGEPMPNIPEMARFWTAMNAAVQSITQGREGVDEGLTRAARRVAGQGAGAPGAAATGEVR from the coding sequence ATGCTGATGGCGGAGGATGACCAAGGGCTGGGTGAGCGGTCCGACGCCGCCGCTGCGGAAACCGGCGACCGCCGGCAGTGGTTGCGCGCGGGTCTCGGCCTGGGCCTGCAACTCGGCCTGGGCGGTGGCCTGACGGCGCTGTCCGGCACGGCATCGGCTCGCCTGCTGGCCGGGCAGGAACCGTTGCGTGTCTGGATCAACGGGGACAAGGGGTATGAGGGCATCGTCAAGATCGGCGAGGTCTTCACCCGCGACACCGGCATCCCCATCCGTGTGGAGCATCCCGAAAACGGCGTCTCCAAATTCGAGCAGGCCGCCGCAGCCGGCAAGGGGCCGGACGTCTGGATCTGGCCTCATGACCGCGCAGGCGGCTGGGCGGCGTCGGGCTTGATCCGCCCCGTGGCGCCGTCGCGGCGATTGCGCGAGCAGATCAATCCGCTCGCCTGGTCCCCGTGGCGCATCGGCGGCCGCACCTGGGGTTATCCGATGGCCATCGAAACCGTGGCGCTGATCTGCAACCTCGACCTGGTGCCACGCATTCCGCGCAGCTGGGACGAGGTCTTCGAGCTGGACCGTCGCCTGCGTCCGCAAGGCAAGCGGGCCATCATGTGGCCCTACAACGAGTTCTACTACACCTATCCGCTGATGTCGGCGGGCGGCGGCTTTGCATTTGCGCGCCGTGAGGACGGCAGTTGGGATGCCAGCCGCAACGGCATCGACACCTCGGGCACGCGGCAGGGCATGAACCTGCTCAAGCGCCTGGTGGACGAGGGCGTGGTGCCCCGCACGGCCACCTATGCCGAAAGCGAGGCCGCCATCAACGAGGGCCGCGTGGCGATGACCATCAACGGCCCCTGGGGCTGGAACAACCTGAAGAAGAGCGGCCTGCGGGTCGCCGCGGCACCGCTGCCCGCCTTGCAAGGCCGACCGGGCCGACCCATGGTGGGTGTGCTGGGGGCCATGGTCTGCGCTGCCAGCCGCCAACCGCTGCTGGCCACCGAATTCATCGAGAACTACCTGCTCAGCCTGGACGGCCTGCGGGCCATGCAGGCCCATGTGCCGCTGGGCGTGCCGGCCAACCAGTCGCTGCTGGCCGAACTGCAGGGCGATGCGCTGGCGGCCGGTACTGCCGCTGCCGCGCTGCAGGGGGAACCCATGCCCAACATTCCGGAAATGGCACGATTCTGGACCGCCATGAATGCCGCCGTCCAAAGCATTACCCAAGGCCGTGAAGGCGTGGACGAGGGCCTGACACGCGCCGCCCGGCGGGTGGCGGGGCAGGGGGCTGGGGCGCCGGGCGCCGCTGCCACCGGGGAGGTCCGCTGA
- a CDS encoding beta-galactosidase yields MSETTFPVVVPVPTTLAAPEVGFLNLGHFQHPTRRLDVNSRYLSLDGQPWMPVMGEFHYSRFPEQEWATELAKMKAGGVDIVASYVIWNHHEPYEGQWLWDGQRNLSRFIDLAAEAGLLVYLRPGPWVHAEVRLGGFPDWLPATGPLRCNHPVYLGHVKRFYDQIGAQVKGRLWCDGGPIVGLQLENEYGSTGPGAGKDHIAELKRLAIDAGMTVPLYTVTGWPTLDIPPTEVLPVSGAYADGFWQGSREALPPSGVFLFNTRRVIGEMGNVDGTPAAGLIDTEHYPFCLAEAGGGMHQSYHRRPVISTDDVYATTLVQLGSGANLYGYYMYHGGTNPVCETGPLNETQASGYPNDVPQWGYDFHAPLGQYGQVRPSWGRLRLLHQFMQAFGDTLAPLVAVLPEAGPLDPADREQARVSVRAVGADADSMEGFVFVNHHVRHHPLPAKTGQHWLLQPQQGEALRLPSTGTVDLQPGMAFIWPVGQRLGTLRMRQATVQPLTRWTDAEGGVTWVGFAIDGIEAEVLVDGQGLADLKAEGATVETLPGGARRVRLVPSDAPQLIELITSDGLTHRVLVLSQTIAALSQRMRLGGRERLVSSSHPAFLDADGQTLFLQRPATDSGRLCIHPADGLTGERHLAGVTWAYWTWAPEPALHWTLQPPLQQPAGDAPAIQWGPHISWRDGPVPLVPDEDAHRAAARWTLTLPPQALEALRATSGQRLWLTLDLVGDVARLWIDGQLVDDRFCDGSRWQIALDRWLDGGAVPRIELSLLPIAADLPVFLEPAARAAGAGASLRSAVLSLARTDAVRPLVGG; encoded by the coding sequence GTGAGTGAGACAACTTTCCCGGTGGTCGTGCCTGTGCCGACCACCCTGGCTGCGCCCGAAGTCGGCTTTCTGAACCTCGGTCATTTCCAGCACCCCACCCGTCGCCTGGACGTCAACAGCCGCTATCTGAGCCTGGATGGCCAGCCCTGGATGCCGGTGATGGGCGAGTTTCATTACAGCCGTTTTCCCGAGCAGGAATGGGCCACGGAGCTGGCCAAGATGAAGGCCGGCGGCGTGGATATCGTCGCCAGCTATGTGATCTGGAACCACCATGAGCCCTATGAAGGCCAATGGTTGTGGGACGGGCAGCGCAATCTGTCGCGCTTCATCGATCTGGCCGCAGAAGCCGGATTGCTGGTGTATCTCCGGCCGGGCCCCTGGGTGCATGCCGAAGTGCGGCTGGGCGGTTTTCCGGACTGGCTGCCGGCCACCGGCCCGCTGCGCTGCAACCACCCGGTCTATCTGGGCCATGTGAAGCGTTTCTATGACCAGATCGGCGCGCAGGTGAAGGGCCGCCTCTGGTGCGACGGCGGCCCCATCGTTGGCCTGCAGCTGGAGAACGAATACGGCTCCACCGGTCCGGGCGCGGGCAAGGACCATATTGCAGAACTCAAGCGTCTGGCCATCGACGCTGGCATGACCGTGCCGCTCTACACCGTGACCGGCTGGCCGACGCTGGACATTCCGCCCACCGAAGTGCTGCCGGTGTCTGGTGCCTATGCGGACGGTTTCTGGCAGGGCTCGCGGGAAGCGCTGCCGCCATCCGGGGTGTTCCTGTTCAACACCCGCCGTGTGATCGGCGAGATGGGCAATGTGGACGGCACCCCGGCCGCAGGCCTGATCGACACCGAACACTATCCGTTCTGCCTGGCCGAAGCGGGCGGCGGCATGCATCAGAGCTATCACCGCCGCCCGGTGATCAGCACCGATGACGTCTACGCCACCACCCTGGTGCAGTTGGGGTCCGGCGCCAATCTCTATGGCTACTACATGTACCACGGGGGCACCAACCCGGTCTGCGAGACAGGTCCTTTGAACGAGACCCAGGCGAGCGGCTACCCCAACGACGTGCCGCAGTGGGGGTATGACTTCCACGCGCCGCTGGGCCAGTATGGGCAGGTGCGTCCCTCATGGGGCCGGTTGCGGCTCTTGCATCAGTTCATGCAGGCCTTCGGCGACACCCTCGCGCCGCTGGTCGCCGTGCTGCCGGAAGCCGGACCGTTGGACCCGGCCGACCGTGAGCAGGCCCGCGTGTCGGTGCGTGCCGTGGGTGCGGATGCGGACTCGATGGAAGGGTTTGTGTTCGTGAACCACCATGTGCGCCACCATCCGCTTCCAGCCAAGACCGGTCAGCATTGGTTGCTGCAGCCGCAGCAGGGCGAGGCGCTGCGCCTGCCGTCGACGGGCACCGTGGACCTGCAGCCCGGCATGGCTTTCATCTGGCCGGTGGGCCAGCGCCTGGGCACCTTGCGGATGCGCCAGGCCACCGTGCAGCCGCTGACACGCTGGACCGATGCCGAAGGTGGCGTTACCTGGGTCGGTTTTGCCATTGATGGCATTGAAGCCGAAGTGTTGGTGGACGGGCAGGGCCTGGCCGACCTCAAGGCCGAAGGCGCCACGGTGGAGACGCTGCCAGGTGGTGCGCGCCGTGTGCGACTGGTTCCCAGCGATGCTCCCCAGTTGATCGAGCTGATCACCTCCGACGGTCTGACGCATCGTGTGCTGGTGCTGTCGCAGACGATTGCAGCCCTGTCCCAGCGCATGCGCCTGGGCGGGCGTGAGCGCCTGGTCAGCAGCAGCCATCCCGCTTTCCTCGACGCGGACGGGCAGACGCTGTTCCTGCAGCGCCCGGCGACCGACAGCGGGCGGCTTTGCATCCACCCGGCCGACGGCCTGACCGGCGAACGCCATCTGGCCGGTGTGACCTGGGCATACTGGACCTGGGCCCCCGAACCGGCGCTGCACTGGACGCTGCAGCCGCCACTGCAACAACCGGCCGGCGACGCGCCAGCGATTCAATGGGGGCCGCACATCAGTTGGCGCGACGGCCCGGTGCCGCTGGTGCCCGATGAAGACGCGCACCGCGCCGCCGCCCGCTGGACGCTGACGCTGCCCCCGCAGGCGCTGGAGGCGCTGCGGGCCACGTCGGGCCAGCGCCTGTGGCTGACCCTGGACCTGGTGGGCGACGTGGCCCGGCTGTGGATCGACGGCCAATTGGTGGATGACCGCTTCTGCGACGGCAGCCGCTGGCAGATTGCGCTGGACCGTTGGCTGGATGGCGGTGCCGTGCCGCGCATCGAGCTGAGTCTGTTGCCGATCGCGGCGGACCTGCCGGTGTTCCTGGAGCCGGCCGCTCGGGCGGCTGGCGCGGGCGCCAGCCTGCGTTCTGCGGTGCTGAGCCTGGCCCGTACCGATGCGGTGCGTCCGCTGGTGGGGGGCTGA
- the malF gene encoding maltose ABC transporter permease MalF has protein sequence MRALSWGLHGLNVLAILGLLFLCQQLLRGHEAAWAMAVLALAGLLVLLQLSKRLQAWRYVTPGVLAVAVFIVLPMGFTLAIGFTNYSSSHLLSFTRATEVLLQQTESEGLGMDLSLWKQPAASGGKGHERYAASLVDDDGQRWRSEPFSLADIPQGLALVAVPPAESASAPVPSAERLHSRAVVELLPQLRELVLRTPDDRRWRLSSLHRINDQKPRFAAKDTDHLVDLRDGSLLTADHDAGVWRDAHGHALEPGFRTTVGWANYGRIFGDRQFLEPFGRVFAWTVSFATLNTLLTFALGLFFAVALSWPALKGRSAYRIALFLPYAVPAFISIPVFRGLFNENLGEINLVLDLLFGVRPGWFSDATLARAMVLTVNTWLGYPYMMILAMGLLKAIPEDLYEASALAGAGPLTNLFRITLPLVMRPMAPLLVASFAANFNNLTLIALLTEGAPDYLDTVVPVGATDLLASYTYRIAFNDGGQNYALACAISSIVFVIVALLAYVNLRFFGGAKTVRR, from the coding sequence ATGCGCGCGCTGAGCTGGGGCCTGCATGGCCTGAATGTTCTGGCCATCCTCGGCCTTTTGTTCCTCTGCCAGCAACTGCTGCGCGGCCATGAAGCTGCCTGGGCCATGGCCGTGCTGGCCCTGGCCGGCCTGCTGGTGCTGCTGCAGCTGTCCAAGCGTCTGCAGGCGTGGCGCTATGTCACGCCCGGTGTGCTGGCGGTGGCCGTGTTCATCGTGCTGCCCATGGGCTTCACGCTGGCCATTGGCTTCACCAACTACAGCTCTTCGCATTTGCTGTCGTTCACCCGCGCCACCGAGGTGTTGCTGCAGCAGACCGAGAGTGAGGGTCTGGGCATGGACCTGAGCCTGTGGAAGCAGCCGGCGGCGTCTGGCGGCAAGGGCCATGAGCGTTATGCCGCCAGCCTGGTGGACGACGACGGCCAGCGCTGGCGCAGTGAGCCGTTCAGCCTGGCTGACATTCCTCAAGGCCTGGCGTTGGTCGCTGTGCCTCCGGCGGAATCCGCTTCTGCGCCGGTCCCCAGTGCCGAGCGTTTGCACAGCCGCGCCGTGGTTGAACTGCTGCCGCAACTGCGCGAGCTGGTGCTGCGTACACCGGACGACCGCCGCTGGCGCCTGTCCAGCCTGCATCGCATCAACGACCAGAAACCACGCTTTGCCGCCAAGGACACCGACCATCTGGTCGACCTGCGCGACGGCAGCCTGCTCACCGCCGACCATGATGCAGGCGTGTGGCGGGATGCGCACGGCCATGCGCTGGAGCCGGGTTTCCGCACGACCGTCGGCTGGGCCAACTACGGGCGCATCTTCGGGGACCGGCAATTCCTGGAGCCGTTTGGTCGCGTGTTTGCCTGGACGGTGAGTTTCGCCACGCTCAACACGCTGCTGACCTTCGCCCTGGGCCTGTTCTTTGCGGTGGCGCTCAGCTGGCCGGCGCTCAAAGGCCGCTCGGCCTACCGCATTGCGCTGTTCCTGCCTTATGCGGTGCCGGCCTTCATCTCCATCCCGGTGTTCCGGGGGCTCTTCAACGAGAACCTCGGTGAAATCAACCTGGTGCTGGACCTGCTCTTCGGGGTGCGCCCCGGCTGGTTCAGTGATGCCACGCTGGCGCGTGCGATGGTGCTCACGGTCAACACCTGGCTGGGGTACCCCTACATGATGATTCTGGCCATGGGGCTGCTGAAGGCGATTCCGGAAGACCTCTACGAGGCCTCCGCCCTGGCCGGTGCCGGGCCGCTGACCAATCTGTTCCGCATCACGCTGCCGCTGGTGATGCGGCCGATGGCGCCCCTGCTGGTGGCGTCGTTCGCGGCCAACTTCAACAACCTGACCCTGATTGCGCTGCTGACCGAAGGCGCGCCGGACTATCTGGATACGGTGGTGCCGGTGGGTGCAACCGATCTGCTGGCGTCCTACACCTACCGCATCGCCTTTAATGACGGCGGCCAGAACTATGCGCTGGCCTGTGCGATCTCGTCGATCGTCTTTGTCATCGTGGCGCTGCTGGCCTATGTGAACCTGCGCTTCTTCGGTGGCGCCAAGACGGTGCGGCGCTGA
- a CDS encoding ABC transporter ATP-binding protein codes for MASVQLDRIGKTYVEGGVPTVHEVSLDIAEGEFCVFVGPSGCGKSTLLRMIAGLDTITSGELRIGGRRVNELAPGERDVAMVFQSYALYPHLDVADNLGFGLRLARVPKPEARQRIEEVARLLQIEHLLQRKPRELSGGQRQRVAIGRALVRQPGVFLFDEPLSNLDAALRQQTRLEIARLHRSQGRACSIYVTHDQVEAMTLADRMVLLQPPPPGATEPQASVAQCGAPLALYRRPRNLFVAGFLGSPRMNFLPATVRARGADGVHVALQDGAVLSLPMRPDGLAEGEAVTLGIRAEHLRPATGSDPRLTETLSSQVQWMEHLGDQSLAYLAGPGGALVLRLPEGAATPQVGDALPVAALRDEVHLFDRHGDAVPRLHEEVATC; via the coding sequence ATGGCATCGGTTCAACTGGATCGCATCGGCAAGACCTATGTCGAGGGCGGTGTGCCCACGGTGCATGAAGTGTCGCTGGACATTGCTGAAGGCGAGTTCTGCGTGTTTGTCGGCCCGTCGGGCTGCGGCAAATCCACGTTGCTGCGCATGATTGCCGGCCTGGACACCATCACCAGCGGCGAGTTGCGCATCGGCGGCCGCCGGGTCAATGAACTGGCCCCGGGTGAGCGCGATGTGGCCATGGTGTTCCAGAGCTATGCGCTTTATCCGCATCTGGATGTGGCGGACAACCTCGGCTTCGGGCTGCGGCTGGCGCGTGTGCCCAAGCCGGAGGCGCGCCAGCGCATCGAGGAAGTGGCGCGCCTGCTGCAGATCGAGCATCTGCTGCAACGCAAGCCCCGGGAGCTGTCCGGGGGCCAGCGGCAGCGGGTGGCCATTGGCCGCGCGTTGGTGCGCCAGCCGGGCGTCTTCTTGTTTGATGAGCCCTTGTCCAACCTGGATGCGGCCTTGCGCCAGCAGACCCGGCTGGAGATTGCCCGGCTGCATCGCAGCCAGGGCCGTGCCTGTTCCATCTACGTGACCCATGACCAGGTGGAGGCCATGACCTTGGCCGACCGCATGGTGCTGCTGCAGCCACCGCCCCCCGGCGCGACCGAACCGCAGGCCAGCGTGGCCCAGTGTGGCGCACCGCTGGCGCTCTATCGCCGGCCCCGCAACCTGTTCGTGGCGGGCTTCCTGGGCTCACCGCGCATGAACTTCCTGCCGGCGACTGTCCGTGCCCGCGGTGCCGATGGCGTGCATGTGGCCCTGCAAGACGGGGCCGTGCTGTCCCTGCCGATGCGTCCGGACGGCCTGGCCGAAGGCGAGGCGGTGACACTGGGCATCCGTGCCGAGCATCTGCGGCCAGCCACCGGCAGCGATCCCCGCTTGACGGAAACGCTCTCCAGCCAGGTGCAATGGATGGAGCACCTGGGTGACCAGAGCCTGGCCTATCTGGCGGGCCCGGGCGGCGCGCTGGTGTTGCGTCTGCCGGAAGGCGCGGCCACGCCGCAGGTGGGGGATGCCCTGCCGGTGGCCGCTTTGCGGGATGAGGTGCATCTGTTTGATCGCCACGGCGACGCGGTGCCGCGTCTGCACGAAGAGGTCGCCACATGCTGA
- the malG gene encoding maltose ABC transporter permease MalG, translating to MPMVMTSSQRWRVLALHAFLLVFIVLSLLPLVMIVSISLRPGNFAGGSLIPSEISFEHWRLALGLPVVDAQGKVTAPPFPVLQWIFNSLKVALVSAAVCLVLSVTSAYAFARMRFAGRDGTLTAMLLLQMFPSVLALVAIYAIFDRLGDWVPWLGLNSHWSLALAYTGAVAQHIWLVKGYFESIPPDLEEAAAVDGASRWQSFVLVLLPLAKPVLAVVFVLAFLGAMIEYPVASVLLHDEQQLTLAVGSRLFLFNQRYLWGDFAATALLAGLPLTLMFLLMQRWLVAGLTAGGVKE from the coding sequence ATGCCGATGGTGATGACCTCCTCGCAACGCTGGCGTGTGCTGGCCTTGCATGCATTTTTGCTGGTGTTCATTGTGCTGAGCCTGCTGCCGCTGGTGATGATCGTCTCGATCTCGCTACGGCCCGGCAACTTTGCTGGCGGCAGCCTGATCCCGAGCGAGATCAGTTTTGAGCACTGGCGTCTGGCCCTGGGCCTGCCGGTGGTGGATGCGCAGGGCAAGGTCACCGCGCCGCCGTTCCCGGTGCTGCAATGGATCTTCAACTCGCTGAAGGTGGCGCTGGTGAGCGCTGCGGTGTGCCTGGTGCTGTCGGTCACCAGTGCCTATGCCTTCGCCCGCATGCGCTTTGCCGGGCGCGACGGCACGCTCACCGCCATGCTGCTGCTGCAGATGTTCCCGTCGGTCCTGGCGCTGGTGGCCATCTACGCCATCTTCGACCGCCTGGGGGACTGGGTGCCCTGGCTGGGCCTCAACAGCCACTGGAGCCTGGCACTGGCCTACACCGGCGCGGTGGCCCAGCACATCTGGCTGGTGAAGGGCTACTTCGAGAGCATTCCGCCCGATCTGGAAGAGGCCGCTGCGGTGGATGGCGCCAGTCGCTGGCAGTCCTTTGTGCTGGTGCTGCTGCCGCTGGCCAAACCGGTGCTGGCCGTGGTGTTTGTGCTGGCCTTCCTGGGCGCCATGATTGAATACCCCGTGGCCTCGGTGCTGCTGCACGACGAGCAGCAACTGACGCTGGCCGTGGGCTCGCGACTGTTTCTGTTCAACCAGCGTTATCTGTGGGGCGACTTTGCCGCCACGGCCTTGTTGGCGGGCTTGCCGCTGACGCTGATGTTCCTGCTGATGCAGCGCTGGCTGGTGGCCGGACTGACGGCGGGCGGGGTGAAGGAATGA